From a region of the Thermomonas sp. HDW16 genome:
- a CDS encoding type II toxin-antitoxin system MqsR family toxin, with product MEHAGPLYALAEVRQIIATGKVTFSMDAEADYQELGLSKEEAIECINVLLPSEYRRSLSYEKQQPFDDYVTNPQKVPSEPRPVQLYIKFRIPSPRSVYYLYVTSFHKSNSL from the coding sequence ATGGAACACGCGGGCCCACTATACGCACTTGCTGAAGTCAGGCAGATCATCGCCACCGGCAAGGTGACGTTTTCAATGGATGCCGAAGCGGACTATCAGGAACTTGGTCTATCGAAAGAAGAAGCGATTGAGTGCATCAATGTGCTCCTCCCCAGCGAATACCGCCGATCGCTTTCCTATGAGAAGCAACAGCCTTTTGATGACTACGTTACAAATCCACAAAAGGTCCCTTCAGAGCCTAGGCCAGTCCAGCTGTACATCAAATTCCGCATTCCGTCTCCACGCAGTGTGTACTACCTCTACGTAACATCGTTTCACAAGTCCAATTCGCTTTGA
- a CDS encoding phosphatase PAP2 family protein, which produces MPAGYLGNNLPDSLLLLPPPPAENSAGFSHDQAVHDAAQALKGTARYTLATADANLHLPHATTAFECALGVPITQADTPRLYQLMQRVMVDAGLGTYTAKNHYKRIRPFVHYNEHTCLAADEAALRGDGSYPSGHTSLGWAWSLVLTDLSPERANALLARGRAFGESRLVCNAHWQSDVLEGRTIGAGVVAQLQSNPTFQADMQAARKEIAAQRTSGKSPGVDCAAEAKALAIKIPGVL; this is translated from the coding sequence ATGCCTGCCGGATACCTGGGCAACAACCTGCCGGACAGCCTGTTGCTGCTACCCCCGCCGCCAGCGGAAAACAGCGCCGGCTTCAGCCACGACCAGGCCGTGCACGACGCAGCGCAGGCACTCAAGGGAACCGCGCGCTACACCCTGGCGACCGCCGATGCCAACTTGCACCTGCCGCATGCCACCACCGCCTTCGAATGTGCGTTGGGCGTACCGATCACGCAGGCCGATACCCCCCGTCTCTATCAGCTGATGCAACGGGTGATGGTCGATGCCGGCCTTGGAACCTACACGGCGAAGAATCACTACAAGCGCATCCGCCCGTTCGTCCACTACAACGAACATACCTGCCTTGCTGCGGACGAGGCCGCACTGCGCGGCGACGGCTCTTATCCCTCCGGACACACATCGCTCGGCTGGGCATGGAGCCTGGTGCTGACCGATCTTTCGCCGGAGCGCGCCAACGCGTTGCTGGCGCGCGGACGCGCATTCGGCGAGAGCCGCCTGGTATGCAATGCGCACTGGCAGAGCGACGTACTTGAAGGCCGCACGATAGGCGCCGGCGTGGTGGCGCAGCTTCAATCCAACCCGACCTTCCAGGCGGACATGCAAGCAGCCCGCAAGGAAATCGCCGCACAGCGCACTTCAGGCAAATCCCCGGGCGTCGACTGCGCGGCTGAAGCGAAAGCACTGGCGATCAAGATTCCGGGCGTGCTTTAG
- a CDS encoding DUF692 family multinuclear iron-containing protein, with translation MNVHHLPGLGVGLVLWPALLPLLSDGGSGIDVVEIEPEFFWFETGDPREPMRLDTGILQQLAQLPQHKLVHGVAAPIGGTLGPQACQLQLMRDVVETLRAPWASEHLSFNAIPSGESRMDSGFLLPPLQTAEGATQAARNIVAMRQQLQLPVAVENNVNYLRPLPGELSDGDFITQVVQAADCGLLLDLHNLWVNEKNGRQPAREVLAQLPLDRVWEVHLAGGSQHRGYWLDAHSGLVNDEVMALAAETVPDLPNLRAIIFEMLPDYLPQVGLDQVRLQIERLHRLWALRRPRVSSPRAPSIEASQYNDATRAVPTPAAWEQALGTLVSGRPSGLNANAPFPADEPGVAILRELARNARAGQIASAAKLTTRLLLAHGGEAAFNAAFDPYVARHAPRQFASSEALAFLDDIQGTALSIPHLLEVARFESAVIRSALSRDERMTLFETDPLPLLAALAEGRPPARAYDAIPHRVTLRNGAVTRMQRVALRNGARDKSHA, from the coding sequence GTGAACGTCCACCATTTGCCTGGTCTAGGCGTCGGGCTCGTTCTCTGGCCTGCCTTGCTGCCATTGCTGTCGGACGGCGGCAGTGGCATCGACGTGGTCGAGATCGAGCCCGAATTCTTCTGGTTCGAAACCGGTGATCCGCGCGAGCCGATGCGCCTTGACACCGGCATCCTGCAGCAGCTGGCGCAACTGCCCCAACACAAGCTTGTCCATGGTGTGGCCGCGCCTATCGGCGGCACGCTGGGGCCACAAGCATGCCAATTGCAGCTCATGCGTGACGTGGTGGAAACCCTGCGCGCACCGTGGGCCAGTGAACACCTGAGCTTCAACGCCATCCCGTCCGGTGAGTCACGCATGGATTCCGGCTTCCTGTTGCCGCCGCTGCAGACTGCGGAAGGCGCGACGCAAGCCGCGCGCAACATCGTCGCGATGCGCCAACAGCTGCAACTGCCCGTTGCGGTGGAGAACAACGTCAACTACCTGCGCCCGTTGCCGGGCGAATTGAGCGATGGCGATTTCATCACCCAGGTCGTGCAAGCGGCCGACTGCGGCCTGCTGCTGGACCTGCACAACCTCTGGGTCAACGAAAAGAACGGCCGTCAACCCGCGCGCGAAGTGTTGGCGCAACTGCCGCTGGATCGCGTCTGGGAAGTCCACCTGGCGGGTGGCTCCCAACATCGTGGCTACTGGCTGGATGCGCACAGTGGCCTGGTCAACGACGAGGTGATGGCGCTTGCCGCCGAAACGGTGCCGGACCTGCCCAACCTGCGCGCCATCATCTTCGAAATGCTTCCCGACTATCTGCCGCAAGTCGGACTGGATCAGGTGCGGCTCCAGATCGAGCGGCTGCATCGGCTGTGGGCTTTGCGACGCCCGCGCGTGTCATCACCGCGCGCACCCAGTATTGAAGCGTCGCAGTACAACGACGCCACGCGCGCCGTTCCCACGCCGGCGGCATGGGAGCAGGCCTTGGGCACGCTCGTCTCAGGCCGGCCTTCAGGGTTGAACGCCAATGCACCGTTCCCCGCGGACGAGCCGGGCGTGGCGATCTTGCGCGAGCTGGCGCGAAACGCGCGTGCCGGCCAGATCGCAAGCGCAGCGAAGCTCACCACCCGCCTGCTGCTGGCGCACGGAGGTGAAGCCGCGTTCAACGCCGCCTTCGATCCATATGTCGCGCGGCATGCGCCACGGCAGTTCGCCAGCAGCGAGGCACTGGCTTTCCTCGACGACATACAAGGCACGGCGCTGTCCATTCCCCACCTGCTCGAGGTCGCCAGGTTCGAAAGCGCTGTCATCCGCTCCGCCCTGTCCCGCGACGAACGCATGACCCTGTTCGAAACCGATCCGTTGCCGCTACTCGCTGCCCTCGCCGAGGGGCGCCCGCCCGCACGGGCCTATGATGCCATCCCCCACCGCGTCACCCTGCGCAATGGTGCGGTTACCCGCATGCAACGCGTGGCCCTGCGGAATGGTGCCAGGGACAAGTCGCACGCCTGA
- a CDS encoding transposase, which produces MARLPRPDLPGIPQHIVQRGNNRFPCFLDDEDRQRYLQCLVEALPRFGCQLHAYVLMDNHVHLLMTPVEAGAVSRLMHTFARHYAGLFNHRHGRTGTLWEGRYKACLVASDGYFLACSRYIELNPVRAWMVAEPAEHLWSSHRANAAGAYDPLLRAHPCYLALGVDPASRAAAYRALFDEALPDDMLAEIRRYLQQQRALGTDRFRAWVEARTGRFATARPPGRPPLKPFCP; this is translated from the coding sequence ATGGCCCGCTTGCCTCGTCCCGATCTCCCCGGCATCCCGCAGCACATCGTGCAACGAGGCAACAACCGGTTTCCTTGCTTCCTCGACGACGAGGACCGCCAACGGTACCTGCAGTGCCTGGTGGAGGCGTTGCCCCGGTTCGGCTGCCAACTGCATGCCTATGTGCTGATGGACAACCACGTGCATCTGTTGATGACGCCAGTCGAGGCGGGCGCGGTGTCGCGGCTGATGCACACCTTCGCGCGTCACTACGCCGGACTGTTCAACCACCGGCATGGACGCACCGGCACCTTGTGGGAAGGGCGCTACAAGGCCTGCCTTGTGGCGTCGGACGGCTATTTCCTCGCCTGCAGCCGCTACATCGAACTCAATCCGGTGCGTGCATGGATGGTGGCTGAGCCCGCAGAGCACCTATGGTCCAGCCATCGGGCGAATGCTGCCGGGGCGTACGACCCGCTGCTGCGCGCGCATCCTTGCTACTTGGCCCTTGGCGTCGATCCCGCGTCGCGTGCTGCCGCCTATCGCGCGCTGTTCGACGAAGCCCTGCCGGACGACATGCTGGCCGAGATCCGGCGCTACCTGCAGCAGCAGCGGGCATTGGGAACAGATCGGTTCCGCGCGTGGGTCGAGGCGCGCACCGGGCGGTTCGCGACGGCGCGCCCGCCTGGGCGACCACCGCTGAAGCCATTTTGTCCCTGA
- a CDS encoding CPBP family intramembrane glutamic endopeptidase, translated as MSRVALFSQDPARGWLPWVWLSPILLVLFNAVPVVAMDGWMQARGWSTPGGDPVGLAGLHALLWIGFAPTLLAVLAWVRWVERRSLASIGLVGTKPQKMFLCGLGIGFATIMLVVCAIWAAGGMQATGIGPAWRSPSGLLQIALLLPAFAFQSSVEEIIFRGWLLSTLARRSNVVVAVLLVSLTFALLHYSPQQPLRVVASSVLFSLFACALVLRTGNVWGAMGWHAGWNWLLATGFELPVTGIDTHLPALLVALRPHGGDVLTGGAQGPEGSVLCSVFFILAIAWMAIHRERRAATDGKRHA; from the coding sequence ATGTCCCGTGTCGCCCTGTTCTCGCAAGACCCGGCCCGTGGCTGGCTGCCGTGGGTCTGGTTGTCGCCCATCCTGCTGGTGCTGTTCAACGCGGTGCCGGTGGTCGCGATGGATGGCTGGATGCAGGCGCGCGGGTGGTCCACGCCCGGTGGCGACCCGGTAGGCCTTGCCGGCTTGCACGCGCTGCTGTGGATCGGCTTCGCGCCCACCTTGCTGGCCGTGCTGGCGTGGGTGCGATGGGTCGAGCGGCGTTCGCTTGCGAGCATCGGCCTGGTGGGGACGAAGCCGCAGAAGATGTTCCTGTGCGGACTGGGGATCGGCTTCGCGACGATCATGCTTGTGGTGTGCGCGATCTGGGCCGCGGGCGGGATGCAGGCCACAGGCATCGGGCCGGCTTGGCGATCCCCGTCTGGCTTGCTGCAGATCGCCCTGCTGCTGCCGGCGTTCGCGTTCCAGTCCAGCGTGGAGGAAATCATCTTCCGCGGTTGGCTGCTGTCCACGCTGGCGCGCAGGTCCAACGTGGTGGTGGCGGTGCTGCTGGTATCGCTCACGTTCGCCTTGCTGCACTACAGCCCGCAACAGCCGCTTCGCGTCGTGGCGAGTTCGGTGCTGTTCTCATTGTTCGCCTGCGCTTTGGTGCTGCGCACCGGCAACGTGTGGGGCGCGATGGGTTGGCACGCGGGCTGGAACTGGCTGCTCGCCACCGGTTTCGAGTTGCCGGTGACCGGCATCGACACGCACCTTCCCGCACTGCTGGTGGCGTTGCGTCCGCATGGTGGCGATGTGCTGACCGGCGGCGCCCAGGGTCCAGAAGGCAGCGTGCTGTGCAGCGTGTTCTTCATCCTCGCCATCGCATGGATGGCGATTCACAGGGAGCGACGGGCCGCGACCGACGGCAAGCGGCACGCCTGA